The following are from one region of the Petrotoga mobilis SJ95 genome:
- the fabG gene encoding 3-oxoacyl-[acyl-carrier-protein] reductase, with the protein MDRMKDKVCVVTGGGRGIGESIVKKFAEEGAKIVFALDMNQEILSQLQNQLGENVRGYLLDVTDRPAIEEFVRKVKEEFGRIDVLVNNAGITKDALIGKMQEEDWDKVIGVNLKGVFNMTQFVSNLMLENGKGSIVNISSIVGERGNVGQTNYAASKGGVISMTYTWAKEFARKGANIRVNAVAPGFIKTPMTEKIPEKVLESIKSKITLGRMGEPEEVANAVLFLASEEASYVTGHILDVNGGTVL; encoded by the coding sequence ATGGATAGAATGAAAGACAAAGTTTGTGTAGTTACAGGTGGAGGCAGAGGCATAGGGGAAAGTATCGTTAAGAAGTTTGCCGAAGAAGGAGCAAAGATTGTTTTTGCTTTAGACATGAACCAAGAAATTCTTTCTCAGTTACAGAATCAATTAGGAGAAAATGTGAGAGGTTATCTGTTGGATGTAACCGATAGGCCTGCTATAGAAGAATTTGTGAGAAAAGTAAAAGAAGAGTTTGGAAGAATCGATGTACTTGTTAACAATGCTGGTATAACGAAGGACGCTTTGATAGGTAAGATGCAAGAAGAAGATTGGGATAAGGTCATTGGAGTAAATTTGAAAGGTGTATTCAATATGACACAATTTGTTTCAAATCTTATGTTAGAAAATGGAAAAGGAAGTATAGTGAATATATCTTCAATCGTGGGTGAAAGAGGGAATGTTGGTCAAACTAACTATGCAGCTTCAAAAGGTGGAGTTATATCAATGACATATACTTGGGCTAAGGAATTTGCAAGGAAAGGGGCAAATATTAGAGTTAACGCGGTTGCTCCTGGATTCATTAAAACTCCAATGACAGAAAAAATTCCAGAGAAGGTATTAGAAAGCATAAAATCAAAAATAACTTTAGGGAGAATGGGAGAACCAGAAGAAGTGGCGAATGCAGTATTATTTTTAGCTTCTGAAGAGGCTTCTTATGTAACTGGTCACATTTTGGATGTAAACGGGGGAACAGTTCTTTAA
- a CDS encoding 3-oxoacyl-ACP synthase has translation MNVGIMGLGVYIPDNYIYAEEIAKRTNIPQWVIEEKFGILKKPIPGPEDTTSYMGIQAAKEAIKDAGIDPKDIDLVIWNGGQHKDYPCWLASLKVAHEIGATRAWGFDMEAMCGSMMVGMETAKSLMMNNDNLNTVLLVSGYRNGDLINYEVPETSFMFDIGAGGAALILRKNLNKNLILSSAFRGDGSFSEQCVIEVGGTKKWPMKPEDANKFYFTVREFEKFKANLSEKTMPNFYGVIRDSLKKSGYSEKDIGYLAILHFKRSAHKAVLEELGLKEEQTTYLENYGHLGQNDQVLSMKLALKEGKLNPGDVVVMVGAGIGFVWAATTVKWG, from the coding sequence ATGAATGTAGGAATAATGGGTTTAGGGGTTTACATACCTGATAATTACATTTATGCTGAAGAGATAGCCAAGAGAACGAATATTCCGCAATGGGTGATAGAAGAAAAATTTGGTATTTTAAAAAAACCCATCCCTGGTCCTGAGGATACAACGAGTTATATGGGTATTCAAGCGGCTAAGGAAGCTATCAAAGACGCAGGTATAGATCCAAAAGATATAGATTTAGTCATATGGAATGGTGGCCAACACAAAGATTATCCATGCTGGCTTGCCAGCTTAAAAGTTGCTCATGAGATTGGAGCCACTCGTGCATGGGGTTTTGATATGGAGGCAATGTGTGGATCGATGATGGTAGGAATGGAGACAGCAAAATCCCTTATGATGAATAATGATAATTTGAACACGGTATTACTTGTAAGTGGTTACAGAAATGGTGATCTCATCAATTATGAAGTTCCAGAAACCTCTTTTATGTTCGATATTGGGGCTGGAGGGGCAGCTTTGATATTAAGAAAGAATTTAAACAAGAATTTGATTTTATCATCCGCTTTTAGGGGAGATGGCTCTTTTTCAGAGCAATGTGTAATAGAAGTAGGAGGAACCAAAAAATGGCCCATGAAGCCAGAAGACGCAAATAAGTTTTACTTTACTGTAAGAGAGTTCGAAAAATTTAAAGCAAATTTGAGTGAAAAAACCATGCCTAACTTTTATGGAGTAATCAGAGATTCTTTAAAAAAATCCGGTTATAGTGAAAAAGATATCGGATACTTAGCCATTCTTCACTTTAAGAGATCTGCTCATAAGGCTGTTTTGGAAGAATTAGGCTTGAAGGAAGAACAAACAACTTATCTGGAAAATTACGGTCATCTTGGACAAAACGATCAGGTGCTTTCTATGAAGTTGGCTCTAAAGGAAGGAAAACTCAACCCTGGAGACGTCGTTGTTATGGTGGGAGCAGGTATAGGTTTTGTTTGGGCTGCAACCACCGTAAAGTGGGGTTAA
- the phaZ gene encoding intracellular short-chain-length polyhydroxyalkanoate depolymerase, giving the protein MDILLKKVELPNGETMGYRYKQGGEKTLLLIHGNMTSSKHWDVFMESFDSDYTIYAPDLRGFGISTYNNPIDSLDGFEEDLKLFVDKLGLSKLDLMGWSTGGGVCMIFAADYSNYVDKLILLESVGTRGYPILKKDEKGKPIKGEFLKTKEEIAQDPVQVIPILSAYSNKDKNFLKVVWEATIYTHHKPEPQKYEEYLDDMLTQRNLVDVDYALATFNISDDYNGIKQGDGRAKNIKCPTLILWGENDLVVPEQMALDIQHDIGENAKLIYLKNCGHSPLVDDLDQLIKVVKKFLIV; this is encoded by the coding sequence GTGGACATACTTTTAAAAAAGGTAGAACTTCCAAATGGTGAAACTATGGGATATAGATACAAACAAGGTGGAGAAAAGACTTTGCTTTTGATCCACGGAAATATGACTTCCTCAAAGCATTGGGATGTTTTTATGGAATCTTTTGATTCAGATTACACTATTTATGCCCCTGATCTAAGAGGCTTTGGTATTTCAACTTATAACAATCCTATCGATTCTCTTGACGGTTTTGAGGAAGATTTAAAATTATTCGTAGATAAATTGGGCTTGTCAAAATTAGATCTTATGGGATGGTCAACGGGTGGAGGAGTTTGCATGATCTTTGCCGCAGATTATTCAAATTATGTTGACAAATTAATACTTTTGGAATCTGTTGGAACAAGAGGTTATCCTATATTGAAAAAAGATGAAAAAGGTAAGCCGATAAAAGGTGAATTTTTGAAAACTAAAGAAGAAATAGCTCAAGATCCTGTTCAGGTAATTCCCATTTTAAGTGCATATAGCAATAAAGACAAAAATTTTCTTAAAGTAGTTTGGGAAGCAACTATATACACACATCATAAGCCAGAACCTCAAAAATACGAAGAATATTTGGATGATATGTTAACTCAGAGGAATTTGGTTGATGTAGATTATGCCTTGGCAACTTTTAATATAAGTGACGATTATAATGGGATAAAGCAAGGTGATGGTAGAGCCAAAAATATAAAATGCCCTACTTTGATATTGTGGGGAGAGAATGATTTAGTGGTTCCAGAACAAATGGCTCTTGATATACAACACGATATAGGAGAAAACGCCAAACTAATTTATCTAAAAAATTGTGGTCACTCTCCGTTAGTAGATGATCTAGATCAATTGATAAAAGTTGTGAAAAAATTTTTAATTGTGTGA